The following nucleotide sequence is from Nomascus leucogenys isolate Asia chromosome 13, Asia_NLE_v1, whole genome shotgun sequence.
CGCCGGCCCTGCGTGGGAGGCGCCCGGCTCCGGCGGCCCGCCGCCCCCCGCTGCTGCGTGTCACCCCCGTCACGACTCTGCTACGCACTTCGCCCCCAGCTTTCAGCTCCGGCGCTTCCGCAGACCCCTCACGTGGCCGCCGCCTCCCTGCCACGGCACTCCCCGGCGACCGGGGCTGCGGCCCCTAGCGCTGCGAGGGATTCCGAGCCTGTGCCCACCCCACCTCGGACGTCACCCTCCTCGGACCACCCAACCCACACCTTCCGCCTAGGGCGGGGCGAGGGGAGGACGGCTACGAGCTGTCAGGAGCCTCCAGCTTTCCCCGTGACGAAGCTCACCCTCGCCCTGATGTCGCCACTCACCCAGCAGCGGGCTGCGAGCTGGAGCAGACGTTAACACCGAGGGAGGACTGGGGGAACGTcttgatttttctccttaatttgccacagacacaggaaagaaaaaaacagaacacgCAGGTCTACCCTTGTGCTGGCTTTAAAGCTTTTAAGCTCCCCACGTCATCCTACCCCATGCAACAGACTTACCGAATAGCAATGCCCACCCCACACACCTGCTAGGTAACTCGCCTTCTGGAAATCGGGGGCCCCACCCACCCCGCCTTCTGGAAACCTGCGCCTGGGGTGGGGTTGAAGAGACACTGTCTGGTATCCTAAAGTCAGAGGGCGTGAGGGGACCAGCACCCTTCGCCCCACCCAGGCGCGCTGCGCCCTCCGGTCCCCGTCTCTAGAGTGCACCAAGGCATCCTTCGTCCATGCCGGAGAAAAGAGGGACCGGGCCGGAGGCCCGAGTTCCAGGGAGTTGCTGATTCCAGTGGAGAACCGAGACACCGCGTCCTTTCTAATTAATAAGCACGCCACCCCCTACCTCCAACCGCCCCCCCCCCGCCCTTATTTCTTGTTGACAGCAAAGGTGGGGGACGTGGGAGAAAGGCGAGAGTTGTCTCTAGGTTCGGGATGTTGGGCTGCGTGGAGGGAAGAGGTGGGATCTCGAAATGGAAACAGTCCCcccttcctcccccctcccctcctcctcctcctcctcctcttcttctgttTACCTCAAGTTTGAATTTTATCTGCGCAACATTAGCTGGAATGCggacattgaaaaaaaaaaaaaaacactctctCAGCCCGGCAGCAGCTCCGGAGGAGCCATGTGGCATCAAGCCACAGCAAAGGGGAAAAAGTGCTCTTAGCAACACAAACATGGCGAAATCGCTCCCACAAGCCGGGTTCCCGCGACAGCCCTACCTTCCCCCGCTCGCCTTCCGAACGTCCTGGCCAGGAACCGCAGACCCCTTCCGGGGGACGGCGAGGGGGCCCCGGGCTGAGCGAGGGTGGGCGCACTGGGCGTGCTAAGGGGAAATTGACTAGCCAGCCGATCAGCCCTGCCGGGAGCGGAGGAGATGCCCTCTTCACGCCCTGAGATCGCAAAGGAGAGCAAAATTCCCATCCCAAAGTCCTGCGGGACCGGCTTCCCCACCCGGCGAACTTACCCCAGGGCTGAACGCACGCTGCTTTAGCTCCTTGCCTCGTTCCTTCCTCCCGTGCGCGACGCGAGGGGAAAACGATGCGCACGTAGATTTGTAGAGCGTATTCTTGAGAATTTCCCTGGGATGGATCGGGAGGAGCGGTGGAGACTCCGGAGACAGGTGCTGCGCTGGCCGGGGTTGCCGGCTAAAAGTTGTCCTCCGCGAGGTGGGCGGTGGGGTCCCCGGCCAGGGCCAAGGACCCCGGCTCCCTGCCCCCCGGCGTCGCCCACTTGTCACGCCAGGCTGCTGCGTGCACTCGGCTGCAGGGGAGGTGGCGTAGTTTCTCTTCCTCCCACCTCTTCTCACTCACTTGTTTTTGTAGCCGTGGGCTCCCCTAATGCTTTCCTCTCCACAATGTTGTTTCATTATATCATGTCCATCATGTGACACCAGAGAGGCCTCTCTATGGAAACTTAAAGGGGCTCCCACGTGACTGCAGCAGCAACAACATCAGCAGGACTGGCGGCGGCGGCCGCAGCGGCGTCCGTACCTCCACCCACCGGGAGCCCCTCGAAGCATCCCGGAGGGGCTTCTGGCGCTGCAGGAGCCCAGATCGGGGAGCCACAGCATCCGGGAGCCGTGGTGTCTGTGCGTGCGTGGAGCCTGTGCTCATGACATAGGAAGCCGAACAGAAGGAGCGTCCTCAAATCCTTTCCTACAGTCACCAAACCCACGCTCTGTTAAAATGACATTTCGTGGCTCCTACTTTGTTTCCCCGGAGAGCAATGAGTTTTCTATCAGGCCTGATTCAGTTTgacaaaagtcaaaaagaaaaactggatttGCCCCTCTGCGAGTTCAGTCAGATCGCTGGGAGAACAGAAATGGCAAaacaataataacagaaatagaaCCAGGCATTTGATACATAATTACCATCACCACGGCTTTCAAGCTTTCTGGAATTACGTTCCTCCAGTAACTGTTGATGATGCTTGCAGGAGGCAAAATGCAATGCAGTTTTTCTCTTCCGCAGCTATATTAGGGCTTTGTTGCTGACAACAGTGAAAACTTGTTTGTGTCAGGAAGTGAGGTACGGAGATATGACCTGGAAGGTACAGACAAAACCAAAGTGGCAGTTTTTGCATTACTTTTCTGACCACATTCTTTCAAATGGTGACAAGAAGGCGGTCTGCTGTAAAATTCGTGGGGTGTTTGATGGGAAACAAAATAATCAGAGAAACATAATTATCCCTAGCCATACCATACTTGCTAGAAGCtagaaaatatacatacatgtaatcTCTGTATacatagaaaaagcaaaaagcatgtgcactttaatatttttgaaccacTAATTTTGTCATCATTTCTAGCATTAACAAACACTTGGAAAGACTTACTCAAGTCCAGGGATGTGTGGAAACTCACAATGTTGAGTGCTGTGGGTATTACTGACTCACAGTCCCTTAATGGGTTTGTACCATAAATCCCAAATTTCTGCCTTAAAGTTTTTACAGACATGGAGATTTTATCCTGTAAATCTAAGCCAGATAgctatttctgggttttttagTTCATGCTTTTCCCTTTTATAAGGGAAACTGTGTGGATTGGCGGAATCAAGAAAAACTTCGCAAGAAACTGAAGAGTGGGATGGAAGATCTTTTCGTTTGGCCTTGCCTTGACTCTTGTCTCTCTCCACCTCATCAGTTTACCTCATCAGCCATGATGAATGAGCTCCATTCCAACCCTTCTAATTCTATAATATCTCTCCCAAGTTTTACCTTCCTATCTCATGCCTAATTCTTTCATCCCTTTCCTCCTACATCTCTTGCCTCCCAACTCAGCCCCTTTTCTGCCTGGGGGCTCAGCTCAGGCCTCCCCAAAGACTGTaccccccaccctcccctgcagctacccccacccccacgcccTTCCCAGCTGGGCCTCTCTTCTCTGCAACTCTACCTCCTTACCTCTCTTTGACCTCTAATCACCTTCACAGTCTGGCCCTTGACTTCTGGGCCTCTTCTTACCTCTCTTTACCTGAAATGTTCGGGCCCTCACTGGGGTCTCCTCCACACCCTTCTCTCTGGTCCCATCCCTTCTGCTGCCAAGCCCCAGCGTTCCTCCGGCTCGGCCTGGTCAGCTTGAGCCTCATTTTGTTCGCGTGCCCCTGGGCTGGGAAAGGAGTGTGTGGTGCACAGTGGGGCCAAGGATCCCCCGGGGCCGTGGCCTCTGCCTCGCCCCCTCCACCCCTCCCGAGTCCCGGTTGCAGCGCTTCCTGGGCGGATGGCTTGGAATTGCTGCAGCAGCTGCGGTTCTGCTGTGTCATGCAAgaaggaggcggcggcggcggcggcggcggcggcggcggcggcggcggccggagctggagggggaggaggggaggaaactGATCCTCCGGTAGCGAAGGGTTGGAGGCGAACACCGAGCTCCTCCAGAGCCGCCCGGGAGCAGGGAGGGCTCCGCTAGCCCGGGGGGCCCTCCCCGCGGGGCAGATGGTAAGTGGGGCGGTGCAGGTGGTCGCCTTGGGAAGGGAGCGCGCAAGGGGGTAAGGTGGGGCGGCGGGAAGTATTAGAAGTCACCCCAGCCAAACTGAAGGAGCCCAGTGTCCAGCTGAGAGGGACCCAGGCCGTAATAAGGATGTCCAGGCAAATGCAGCAATAATTACTATTCGGGTGACGTCCCGAAGTTGACCCAAGCTACACAGAGGGTGGAGTGGTGCATCCTGAACCCAGGACAGAGCTGGAGGCAATGATTCAGGGTTTGAGAAGTATCAGCCCATGGGCCTGGCGCTTTAAGGTGTAGCTGAGTAGGAAAAGCCAACCCACATCGTATTCCCAGAGCCTTGCTGCGCTTTCTGGGTTGTCTTGTTTAAAACTAGCGAAAGGGATGGGAAACCTGCCCAACCTCACTTTAGCCACGAAAATAATGCTCTTGGCCAGTGGCCTTGGACAAACAGCCTCTGGTGCAATAAAGCAATCAATAGGAAGAAGAACTTCATTCCCCTCACCATCCTCCTTCCCCGAGTTCCTTTGACCAGAGTACCTCATTCGgcttaaaggagaaagaaaactgtGTGACATTCCCTCCCAGCCTACCTGCAGCCAGCCTCCTCACCACACAAACTGcccatcctctcctctcctcatctTCAGAGCCATGATTACGAGAGACATTGCAATACTACTCACGTTGGGTGAGAAGACTGCCTGAAACTCTGAACAATTTCACCTCCCTTGCCCTTTGCCACAGGGGATTCAGAAACCTACAACTGAGAGCAGGGAAATATACGGACAGGCTGGGCACGTAGGAACATTACTTCCTTCACTGGAGTGTAGTTCTCCAGACAACTTTTTAATTATGAttattcccttccattgcactcctggaaatttcaaagcactttctaaaacatcatttttttaatgtcagtcATACATTTAGAGGTAAGGGGTTGATGGGATTAACTGAAAGGCTAATGACTGTCTCAAAAGCACATGCTGTTGCTAGGGAACCCAAGCTCCTGCTGCTCTCTAATCACCAGCGTGTTCCGTGGAAATCAAACTGCTCAGGGTGTTATTAAAATGAATGGCATCAGGTTAAAGGCGTTCTTGCTTATGTTGTAGCATCCTGGATTATTATCGATTGCCTCACACCCACATATCTTGTTTTCCTAATTTGATTTCTGTATTTGCGTCACTGCCAGGGACACTCAGACTAGACCAGTCAGTTCACTTCCTGTTTCTCAGAACTGGTTTATATTTGGTCTCGTAGCactagctggtaaaacattatcaAACTGATCCTCTTGGAAAGAAATCTTTGCTTCCCGTTGCAAACAAATTATTCCAATTAAATTCTAAGTCCCGTGGAAAACGTCATCATTTGAGGAGTAGACTGCCAGTTGCTATTTGAGAAATCATCCTTGAAATGTaaagcctagaaaaaaaaaacatcatctTGATTTCTTTTACCCAGAATCTTCATTCCTCAGCACTAGAACTAAGACAAACTCGAGTAAAGAGTAGATTTAAGTATACTTCTAAAatgaaatgcataaataaataaataaataaatacacgtTGAAGCTGGGGAAATCATTTAGACTAAATAAGgcatagaattgaatggaatccaGGCCGAGAAAGGACAAGTAAGCTTGGGTTAGCATTGTGGCATTCAGAGAACACAGTGTGACTACAAGGCTACACTACAAATAGGAAACCCCATCACTTTGTGTACTAATTATCTCTTTTACCAATTTCCCTATGTCCCTGGACAAGAcaaccttgttttgttttgtttgttttcagttccTTCCTCTTTATAACAAGGATATTGCAAAGGCAGTATCAGAAAGATAAGCCCTATGTAAATAGGTGGATTCTGATGTAGATAATTTGTTTAGATGGAAAATAAAGCCCTTTGAAAAAGAGATATAATGGCATCGATAGCCTGGATGACCTTGAGTGAGCCATTATAGGTCTTATGTCAGTTTCTTCGTGGAAACTTAAATGAAAGTGCTGGACTAAAGGATTTCTAAGGTTCCTCCCATTTACAAACTTCTGTGATGAGATTGAACTCACtacataaaaatttcaattttagcTGGATTTTGCAATGTTAAATTTAAGCACTGAACCTTTAATATCTATCCATAGGAACCTTGAGGGAAATGATGGGAAATGATTTTCTATTGATGTATCCATTTTTAGTGTCtgttgacagaaaaataaaatttaccttgCTCCCCAGGTACTTactctctccctgcctcagtgATATTATGGAAGCAACAGGATAAGAGTTACAAAAGGATGTAAAAGTATAGAGAAAGTTGTTTCAGTGTACTTACTTATTTATTACGACAACGTGTCACTGTGTTACCTaagctggcctccaactcctgggctcaagcaagcctcccacctctgcctcctgagtagctggggctacaggtgcactcAACCATGCCTAGCCTTTCAGTCATTTTAGATATGGGTAATCCTAAGTACTCTGATGATCAAAGTGGTGGAATGATGGAGGAAGGGGTATACAAAAAAATAATCAACTGAATCCTCATGGAACTAATAATCTATTTGCCTGTGTTTTAATTAGTGCTAGGCAAAAATAGACCTAGCTCAGCTCTTAGAATTTTTCAGATTCACAGTATTGAGAAGTAGCATGAAGAAATGTGAGATTTGTGCCAGAGAGAAAAGACCTGACTTTGAAACCCAACTCTGCCACTTTATTCATTATTGAGTGCTTGCTGTGTGTCAGgtactgtgctgggtgctgggaatacaaagatgaataagacacagtTTCTGCTCTGAAGAACATTATAGTATCATGAGAACAAAGATGAATATACAGTTGATCACGCAGCAGTGAGATGATATCAACAGGGGAGCTCGTAAGAAGGGTGCCTAATCCTGACCATGCATAGGGTCTCTAACCACACAAGGTGAATCTTGAGATGCGTTCTGAAGGATAAGTAGAAGTAAGCCAGACAAGTGGGCAGGTTACAGGGAAAGATATTCCAAGCAAAGAAAGTACTATGTGTAAAGACCTTAGGGAAACAGCTGTGCCCAGAGAGTTGAGGGTGAAGAACAGAGCATGGCAAGTAGgttctaaataaatacattgtaTAAATGCATGGCAGAAGTCCTGAAGGAGAAATCCAGAAAGATTAGCATGGTTGAGTATGTCATCCTAAAAAGTCTGAACTTATTCTAAGACCAGTGGAGAACCATTGATGAATTTTAAGGGGCATAGTGAACTGATCAAATGTTCATTTTAGAAAGAtctctcagctgggtgcagtggcacactactgtaatcccagcagtttgggaggttgaggtgggcagattgcttgagttcaagagttcaagaccagcctgggcaacatggtgaaaccctgtctctacaaaaaaacaaaacaaaacaaaaattatccaggcctggtggcacacacctgtagtcccagctcctcaagaggatcacttgaaccacagaagcggaggttgcaatgagcagagatcatgccactgtgctccggcctggggaaacttacaatcacagtggaaggcgaaggggaagcaggcaccttcacaaggtggcaggagagagagagagcttgcgGGGGAAACtgacacttttaaaaccatcagatctcatgagaactccctcactatcatgagaacagcatggagggaactgcccccatgatccagtcacctcccaccaggtccctccctcagcAGGTGGGGCTAACAGTTTGAgatgggacacagagccaaaccatatcacattataagaaagaaagaatgatgcATGTCTAAACTAAGGTAGCAAGAATGGACATGGAGAGAGGAAGTATTGAAAGGGTTCAAGATCTATTAAGGACATAGAACCAATAGAATTTGATTATTGATGGTATCCTCCATCAAAGGTATCCTTCCATTTTCATAAGCCATAAATCTGCTCCCATTATATCCTGCAGATATATCCTGAAGTCCAAGATAGGGACCTCAGGAGGAAAAGCAGGCTGTGGAGTGAAGGTAATTAGTTTAGTTTTCAACATGTTGAGTTGAAGTGTCCATAGAATACCAAAGTGAAGCTGTCTACTACATAATTGAACAGGGAAGTCTAGAACTCAGGAGAGAGATCTATGCTGGAGTCATCAAAATAAGGAATAGTTCATGGAAGTAGATGAAATCCCCAAGAGAAGGcatagagaaaggaaagaagaggatcTACTTTGGAACCCTATGAAAACACCGatatttaaaaagtgaggaaagaaaaaatacaggggAAAAATAGCCCAAGAGGT
It contains:
- the LOC100580363 gene encoding gametogenetin-like, which produces MTITASNAEGWPWEVKVSQGLMDGHQKGFEREGRDGGSPRAGARNGLEPIDHTEATMMLYEWVHHHRLSVTLNPPRVLFQTSDLHVKFLISTIPQILFPRPPFSCHPIPVFQEEDGKALGLGGGANEATTCTAPLTICPAGRAPRASGALPAPGRLWRSSVFASNPSLPEDQFPPLLPLQLRPPPPPPPPPPPPPPPSCMTQQNRSCCSNSKPSAQEALQPGLGRGGGGEAEATAPGDPWPHCAPHTPFPAQGHANKMRLKLTRPSRRNAGAWQQKGWDQREGCGGDPSEGPNISGKERSYLRTSLPDTNKFSLLSATKP